Proteins from a genomic interval of Phycisphaerae bacterium:
- the holA gene encoding DNA polymerase III subunit delta has product MAKTQKTSNASPAPVYAVFGADAYLRGQAVERIKALVLGADRDRMALAEFEGDNARLADVLDECRTASLLAPLRLVIVNDSDGFVTAHRAALESYIEEPCPTGVLMLVCRSWQKSWRIYKLVEKVGVNIPCETPKAAALPGWLAGQAQEAHGVRLEPQAARRLADLVGPQLGLLDMELAKLATYVLPRTGIRLEDVDALVGASREEKVFILTDAISAGDAGGALALWDQVMAMDRKAEFRAVGGLRYAFARLAEAKRLVGQGSSLFDAARAAGIWTDTHQLKRQLDRFSLRQWQQILVKLLSIDVATKTGLGTVRSAVEKLIVELCATGPARVAAR; this is encoded by the coding sequence ATGGCCAAGACTCAAAAAACATCCAACGCATCGCCGGCCCCCGTGTACGCCGTCTTCGGCGCCGACGCTTATCTTCGCGGTCAGGCCGTCGAACGTATAAAGGCGCTGGTCCTCGGCGCGGATCGTGATCGGATGGCGCTCGCGGAGTTTGAAGGCGACAACGCCCGACTCGCCGATGTCCTGGACGAATGCCGGACGGCCTCACTCCTGGCCCCGCTTCGACTGGTTATCGTCAACGACTCAGACGGATTTGTGACCGCGCATCGCGCGGCCCTGGAGTCCTACATCGAAGAACCCTGTCCGACCGGAGTACTGATGTTGGTGTGCCGGTCGTGGCAAAAGAGCTGGCGAATCTACAAGCTCGTTGAAAAGGTTGGTGTCAATATCCCGTGCGAAACGCCCAAGGCAGCAGCCCTTCCAGGCTGGTTGGCCGGCCAGGCGCAGGAGGCGCACGGCGTTCGTCTGGAGCCGCAGGCGGCGCGGCGTTTGGCCGACCTCGTCGGGCCGCAACTGGGTCTGCTCGACATGGAATTGGCGAAGTTGGCGACATACGTGTTGCCGAGGACCGGTATCCGATTGGAAGACGTGGATGCATTGGTCGGGGCCTCGCGCGAAGAAAAGGTCTTTATTCTCACCGACGCCATTTCCGCGGGTGACGCCGGCGGCGCCTTGGCGCTGTGGGACCAGGTCATGGCGATGGATCGCAAGGCGGAATTCAGGGCCGTTGGTGGTCTGCGCTACGCCTTCGCGCGGCTGGCAGAGGCCAAGCGACTGGTCGGACAGGGTTCGTCGCTTTTCGATGCCGCGCGGGCCGCGGGAATCTGGACCGATACGCATCAGCTAAAGCGGCAATTAGACCGGTTTTCCCTGCGCCAATGGCAGCAGATTCTGGTAAAACTCCTCTCCATCGACGTGGCGACCAAGACCGGGCTGGGAACGGTACGGTCGGCCGTTGAAAAGCTGATCGTTGAATTGTGCGCGACCGGGCCCGCCCGCGTCGCGGCGCGTTAG
- a CDS encoding histone H1: MQEYETLKQLVEACADDVAKAEGGNKAAGTRVRKAMQDIKNAAQNVRKKILEVRSTEAGAES; encoded by the coding sequence ATGCAGGAGTACGAGACCCTCAAGCAGCTTGTAGAGGCCTGTGCGGACGACGTGGCCAAGGCCGAGGGCGGCAATAAGGCCGCCGGCACCCGCGTTCGTAAAGCGATGCAGGATATCAAGAACGCGGCTCAGAACGTCCGCAAGAAGATCCTCGAAGTCCGCTCTACCGAGGCAGGGGCGGAATCGTAG
- a CDS encoding 3-hydroxyacyl-ACP dehydratase FabZ family protein — protein sequence MPPPAILDLANVDTSRLLYTREQIYDLLPQRFEFSQLDGIYHLDKAAGTVAGYREVRPDEWWCRGHMPGNPIFPGILMMESAAHLAAFAQLFIMPMEEGSFMGFGGVDGAKFRGSVIPPARIDFAGKMIEARTRRFVCDIQAYCKGTMVFEGRVTGMPLRQ from the coding sequence ATGCCGCCGCCCGCCATCCTCGACCTTGCCAATGTCGATACGAGCCGCCTGCTCTACACGCGGGAGCAGATCTACGACCTGTTGCCGCAGCGATTCGAATTCTCCCAACTCGACGGAATCTATCACCTGGACAAGGCGGCCGGCACGGTCGCCGGTTATCGCGAGGTCCGCCCCGACGAATGGTGGTGCCGCGGTCACATGCCGGGCAACCCGATTTTCCCCGGCATCTTGATGATGGAGAGCGCCGCCCATCTTGCGGCCTTCGCGCAGCTTTTTATTATGCCAATGGAGGAGGGTTCGTTCATGGGCTTCGGGGGCGTGGACGGGGCCAAGTTCCGCGGCTCGGTCATCCCCCCGGCGCGGATCGACTTTGCCGGCAAGATGATCGAAGCCCGCACCCGCCGGTTCGTCTGCGATATCCAGGCCTATTGCAAGGGGACCATGGTCTTCGAAGGGCGGGTCACGGGCATGCCGCTGCGGCAGTGA
- a CDS encoding bL34 family ribosomal protein has protein sequence MHYPHRISHRKRNRKQGFRARMRSVGGRKLIARKRKRGRRINVKTRVG, from the coding sequence GTGCATTATCCGCATCGAATCAGCCACCGAAAACGCAACCGCAAACAAGGGTTTCGCGCCCGCATGCGCTCCGTGGGAGGCCGTAAGCTCATCGCCCGTAAGCGCAAGCGGGGTCGAAGGATAAACGTCAAGACGCGCGTCGGCTAA
- a CDS encoding tetratricopeptide repeat protein: MYRNTVVQSVVIWAAALQWLPMVAADEGGSSAFTCEVPSVSSSSLSITYQVGGNGGQVTQVDAFVTHDEGQTWRQFASQRSGGGLSIPQAHTSGRLRFTAESDGLYGFFIVLHNAAGASSPSPTSGTAPQQWIRVDREAPIVQILEARPDEHFNLNRDVTIRWTAQDADLPDRPVSLHYRSEQTKSYRLIAELLEASGSFRWTAPEDLSAPFSVKATAIDRAGNVGRSIASDIALRSDRPAVRVQNSTPAASTSGESPRLADVTRGNEKPNAVDPLPDTPALIGPGEPVRGDQSPDRKVNQEAQRKYDSGTWHRLRGETDLALARYREALDLDPHLAAARHDLAALLLLSGQPEEAEKELRALLVDEPTHRAALKSLALVQTRRQNYRSAGETLQRLLLLEPDDAEAWLYFGDVAMFMGDRAGARASWAKVADLQEAPEAVRSRAAERMKLYPGRPTESGLASGEPEP, translated from the coding sequence ATGTACAGAAATACTGTGGTCCAGAGCGTAGTGATCTGGGCCGCGGCGCTGCAGTGGCTGCCTATGGTTGCAGCGGACGAAGGCGGTTCGTCGGCCTTCACGTGCGAAGTGCCATCGGTCTCCTCTTCATCACTCTCGATTACCTATCAAGTGGGTGGGAACGGTGGTCAGGTTACTCAGGTCGATGCTTTCGTTACCCACGACGAGGGACAAACATGGCGGCAATTCGCGTCGCAGCGATCGGGCGGGGGACTTTCGATTCCGCAGGCGCATACCTCGGGGAGGTTGAGGTTTACGGCGGAGTCCGACGGGCTGTACGGCTTCTTCATCGTCCTTCACAACGCGGCCGGGGCGTCGTCGCCGTCGCCGACATCCGGGACCGCGCCGCAGCAGTGGATTCGCGTCGACCGGGAAGCGCCGATCGTGCAGATCCTGGAGGCGCGACCGGACGAGCATTTCAATCTCAATCGAGATGTGACGATTCGATGGACGGCACAGGACGCCGATCTTCCCGATCGGCCGGTCAGCCTTCACTATCGCAGCGAGCAAACAAAGTCGTACCGACTGATCGCCGAGTTGTTGGAAGCATCGGGCTCCTTTCGTTGGACGGCGCCGGAAGATCTGAGCGCTCCGTTTTCGGTCAAGGCCACGGCGATCGACCGGGCGGGGAATGTCGGGCGTTCGATCGCGAGCGATATCGCTCTACGCAGCGACCGACCCGCCGTTCGGGTACAGAACTCGACTCCCGCGGCATCGACGTCGGGAGAATCGCCGCGTTTGGCGGATGTAACAAGAGGAAACGAAAAACCCAATGCCGTTGATCCACTCCCGGATACACCGGCGTTGATTGGGCCCGGCGAGCCCGTTCGCGGCGATCAATCGCCGGATCGGAAGGTCAATCAGGAAGCGCAGCGGAAATATGACTCGGGCACCTGGCACCGACTCCGCGGCGAGACCGATCTGGCACTGGCCCGTTATCGCGAAGCGCTCGACCTCGATCCCCACCTGGCCGCCGCCCGCCACGACTTGGCCGCATTGCTCTTGCTGTCCGGGCAGCCGGAAGAGGCGGAAAAGGAATTGCGAGCACTGTTAGTGGATGAACCGACCCATCGCGCGGCATTGAAGTCGCTGGCGCTCGTGCAGACCCGGCGGCAAAACTACCGGTCGGCGGGAGAGACGCTCCAGCGCTTGCTGTTGCTGGAGCCTGACGACGCCGAGGCGTGGCTTTACTTCGGGGATGTGGCCATGTTCATGGGCGATCGAGCCGGGGCGCGGGCGTCCTGGGCCAAGGTAGCAGATCTACAAGAAGCGCCGGAGGCCGTGCGGTCCCGTGCGGCCGAGCGCATGAAACTGTACCCAGGACGACCGACGGAGTCGGGACTGGCCAGCGGCGAACCCGAGCCGTAA